A region from the Candidatus Neomarinimicrobiota bacterium genome encodes:
- a CDS encoding peroxiredoxin, which produces MLVTKPAPDFTATTVMPDGSVKQIRLSDYKGRKVVLFFYPLDFTFVCPTELLAFDHRLGEFEKRGVQVLGCSIDSEYCHLAWRNTGTNSGGIGDVGYPLIADVDKSIARSYDVLVDAEEAAVISNGEQKITTVGGRVALRGSFLIDEDGIVRHAVINDLPLGRNIDEMLRMVDALTFNQEHGEVCPAGWEEGDDGLAETAEGVADFLSRHAEEL; this is translated from the coding sequence ATGCTCGTAACCAAACCAGCTCCGGATTTTACAGCAACGACTGTCATGCCCGATGGTTCGGTCAAACAGATTCGCCTTTCTGATTACAAAGGCAGGAAAGTGGTCCTTTTCTTCTATCCTTTGGACTTTACCTTTGTTTGTCCAACGGAATTACTTGCTTTTGATCACCGGCTAGGGGAATTTGAGAAACGGGGGGTTCAGGTGTTAGGGTGTTCCATTGACTCCGAGTATTGCCACTTGGCGTGGAGGAATACCGGAACGAACAGCGGTGGCATCGGTGATGTCGGCTATCCCCTTATTGCGGATGTGGACAAATCGATTGCCCGTTCCTACGATGTCCTGGTCGACGCTGAAGAGGCTGCTGTCATATCCAATGGCGAACAGAAGATCACAACTGTAGGAGGCAGGGTGGCTCTCAGAGGATCTTTCCTCATCGATGAAGACGGTATCGTGCGTCATGCGGTTATCAATGACCTCCCTCTGGGGAGGAATATTGATGAAATGCTGAGAATGGTTGATGCATTGACGTTCAATCAGGAGCATGGAGAGGTCTGTCCGGCAGGTTGGGAAGAAGGGGATGACGGATTAGCGGAGACGGCGGAAGGTGTGGCGGACTTTCTTAGTAGACATGCTGAAGAATTGTGA
- a CDS encoding transcriptional repressor: MRYSRQREQILKVVRSTDTHPAADWVYRRVRKRVPSISLGTVYRNLKQLVDGNLIQTLVLDGVAHYDRDLHDHEHFCCNRCGMVFDLDLHLEEVLSGWKTKLEHDVQRYELRVNGVCGTCRHNIRKGDVESCS, from the coding sequence ATGAGATACAGCCGACAGCGTGAACAGATTCTCAAGGTTGTCAGATCCACCGATACTCATCCCGCCGCGGACTGGGTATATCGCAGGGTCCGGAAACGGGTGCCCAGCATTAGCCTCGGGACTGTCTACCGAAACCTGAAACAACTTGTGGATGGAAACTTGATTCAGACTCTGGTACTCGATGGCGTGGCTCATTATGACCGTGATCTCCACGATCACGAACATTTCTGCTGCAACCGATGCGGCATGGTTTTTGACTTGGATCTACACCTCGAAGAAGTTCTTTCCGGGTGGAAAACGAAACTTGAACATGATGTTCAGCGGTACGAACTTCGAGTGAACGGTGTTTGTGGAACGTGTCGCCACAACATTAGAAAAGGAGATGTTGAATCATGCTCGTAA
- a CDS encoding Rrf2 family transcriptional regulator, which translates to MLYSKSAQYAIQALIGIAAKQHDAPVIISDIAQEFQIPQRFLSKIVQILANHGLVKTYRGRHGGVMLARLARDIKVSDIVEIVDGPVATRQMCVIGLDICDEEAICPFHTNWMKIRQDIQTWLDGENLENLANVVIDKRQRLRQ; encoded by the coding sequence GTGCTCTACTCAAAATCAGCCCAGTATGCGATTCAAGCCCTCATCGGCATAGCGGCAAAGCAGCATGATGCCCCCGTTATTATTAGCGACATCGCTCAAGAATTCCAGATCCCTCAACGTTTTCTGTCAAAGATTGTTCAGATTCTTGCCAATCACGGTTTGGTCAAGACATACCGGGGACGTCACGGAGGTGTTATGCTGGCCCGTCTTGCGCGGGATATCAAAGTCAGCGATATTGTTGAGATTGTAGATGGGCCCGTGGCAACAAGACAAATGTGCGTTATCGGTCTGGACATTTGCGATGAAGAAGCGATCTGTCCTTTTCATACAAATTGGATGAAAATCCGCCAGGACATTCAAACTTGGCTGGACGGGGAGAATCTCGAGAATTTGGCCAACGTGGTTATCGACAAAAGGCAACGACTGAGACAGTGA
- a CDS encoding cytochrome c3 family protein produces the protein MTNVNRSVIVILLFLLILTMLGLASFREPELAIQPLLFSHNLHIEEMDLQCGDCHTEATRRARATFPTTEACTTCHDDPLTETETEAQLLAYTHEDREIPWQRIYMVPDHVYFSHRRHVTLGNVPCETCHGNIRSMTEPLDRPLIPVSMDRCMDCHEEHQVTNDCLSCHR, from the coding sequence ATGACGAACGTCAACCGGTCCGTAATCGTAATCCTACTTTTCCTCTTAATACTGACCATGTTGGGTCTTGCATCCTTCCGTGAACCGGAACTCGCGATTCAGCCTCTCCTTTTTAGTCACAATCTTCACATTGAAGAGATGGATTTGCAGTGCGGTGACTGTCATACCGAAGCAACTAGGCGGGCACGGGCAACATTCCCGACCACCGAGGCCTGCACGACATGCCACGACGATCCCCTGACGGAAACGGAGACAGAAGCCCAACTGCTGGCCTACACCCACGAAGATAGAGAGATCCCCTGGCAGCGGATTTACATGGTACCCGATCATGTCTATTTCTCACACAGACGTCACGTAACCCTTGGAAACGTTCCGTGCGAAACGTGTCATGGAAACATCAGATCCATGACAGAACCTCTTGATCGACCTCTAATCCCGGTTTCCATGGACAGGTGCATGGATTGTCATGAAGAACATCAGGTAACGAACGATTGTCTATCCTGCCATCGATGA